A genomic stretch from Dissulfurispira thermophila includes:
- the hemA gene encoding glutamyl-tRNA reductase, with translation MKILIIGLNHKTANVETREKLAFNGHKLEEGVFGLKKIPEVKEVAVLSTCNRVELYTCVSSTASAVENIKNFLSEFHNIQKTDFEKSLYIHTDTDAIKHILRVASSLDSMVVGEPQILGQLKDAFDFALSKKTTGVLLNKLMKKAISTAKRVRTETRIAENAVSISFAAVELAKKIFTDLSGKSFMLLGAGEMAELAARHLVNNGVTEVKVANRTYERGCELAKEFNGKAVRFEDFLNELVCTDIVICSTGAPTYVLHKEQMQKVMKERRHKPVFVIDISVPRNIDPEINKIDNIYLYDVDDLQGVVDTNMLERKKEAEKAEKIIDEEVEKFVKWMSSLDSVPTIVALRQKAEEIKLEEIEKFKNKFPEIDVEKMKAVEYMATAIINKLIHPPTVALKEDTDDRDELIAMIKKLYGINGDENEE, from the coding sequence ATGAAAATTCTCATTATAGGACTAAATCATAAAACTGCTAATGTTGAAACAAGGGAAAAGCTTGCCTTCAACGGGCATAAGCTCGAAGAGGGAGTTTTTGGCTTAAAGAAAATACCAGAGGTAAAGGAAGTTGCAGTGCTGTCAACATGCAACAGAGTAGAACTCTATACATGCGTAAGCAGCACTGCATCAGCAGTAGAGAACATTAAAAATTTCCTTTCAGAATTCCATAATATACAAAAAACTGATTTTGAGAAATCTCTTTATATACACACCGATACTGATGCCATAAAACATATATTAAGAGTTGCTTCAAGCCTCGATTCCATGGTTGTAGGAGAGCCACAAATACTCGGTCAGCTTAAAGATGCCTTTGATTTTGCACTTAGTAAAAAGACAACAGGCGTCCTTCTGAATAAATTAATGAAAAAGGCAATATCTACTGCAAAAAGGGTAAGGACAGAAACAAGGATTGCTGAAAATGCAGTATCCATAAGCTTTGCAGCCGTTGAGCTTGCAAAAAAGATATTCACAGACCTTTCTGGAAAATCATTCATGCTCTTGGGTGCAGGAGAAATGGCAGAACTTGCAGCGCGTCACCTCGTAAACAATGGTGTTACTGAAGTCAAGGTAGCAAATAGGACATACGAACGCGGATGTGAACTGGCAAAGGAGTTTAATGGAAAGGCAGTAAGATTTGAAGATTTCTTAAATGAACTGGTATGCACTGACATAGTTATATGTTCAACAGGTGCGCCAACCTATGTCCTTCATAAAGAACAGATGCAAAAGGTAATGAAAGAAAGAAGGCACAAGCCAGTATTTGTAATAGATATCTCGGTGCCAAGGAATATAGATCCTGAAATAAACAAAATAGACAACATATATCTTTATGATGTAGATGACTTACAAGGTGTTGTAGACACTAATATGCTCGAAAGAAAAAAAGAAGCAGAAAAAGCAGAAAAAATAATAGATGAAGAAGTTGAAAAGTTTGTAAAATGGATGTCATCTCTTGATTCAGTGCCGACTATTGTGGCTTTAAGACAAAAGGCAGAGGAAATAAAACTTGAAGAAATAGAGAAATTCAAGAATAAATTCCCTGAAATTGATGTAGAAAAAATGAAGGCAGTAGAATACATGGC
- the ccsB gene encoding c-type cytochrome biogenesis protein CcsB: MGIVFFEIALTFYFAATIIGIVDIFKGGKESSRLMLFITITGFATHSISIVFRYITAGQLPITSMHEASSFFAWCIVLIFFFLEHRYKIGIIGAFILPIVFILMLSSSIFPREISPLTPVLQSYWLPVHTFLAFLGNAAFAVACGIGTMYLLQEHYLKSKHLGELFKRLPSLQVLDEINYRLITIGFPLLTLAIITGALWAESAWGSYWRWDPKEVWSLITWFIYALVLHVRLTAGWRGKKAAILSIIGFLTILFTFFGVNLLLKSLHTFS; encoded by the coding sequence ATGGGCATTGTATTTTTTGAAATAGCTCTCACCTTTTATTTTGCTGCAACAATTATAGGTATTGTTGACATATTTAAAGGTGGAAAAGAATCCTCTCGACTGATGCTATTTATCACTATAACAGGATTTGCAACACATTCTATAAGTATAGTTTTCAGATATATTACTGCAGGCCAATTGCCAATAACAAGTATGCATGAGGCGTCTTCTTTTTTTGCATGGTGCATTGTTTTAATATTCTTCTTCCTTGAGCATAGATATAAAATTGGTATAATAGGGGCATTTATCCTACCCATAGTCTTTATCTTAATGCTATCTTCATCAATCTTTCCAAGGGAAATCAGCCCTCTTACACCCGTGCTCCAGAGTTACTGGCTTCCTGTTCATACCTTTCTGGCTTTTTTAGGAAATGCTGCATTTGCAGTGGCATGCGGTATAGGGACAATGTACCTACTACAGGAACATTATCTGAAATCAAAACATTTAGGCGAACTTTTCAAGAGACTCCCAAGCCTCCAGGTTCTGGACGAGATAAATTATAGACTTATTACTATCGGATTTCCTCTCCTTACCCTTGCCATAATTACAGGAGCGCTATGGGCAGAAAGTGCATGGGGTAGTTACTGGAGATGGGATCCTAAAGAAGTCTGGTCACTCATAACATGGTTTATCTATGCACTTGTCCTTCATGTAAGACTTACTGCAGGATGGAGGGGGAAAAAGGCAGCTATTCTGTCAATAATAGGGTTTTTAACAATACTTTTTACATTCTTTGGCGTCAATCTACTTTTGAAGAGTCTGCATACATTCTCATGA